A window of Deinococcus ruber genomic DNA:
GGCCGATCTGCCCGCTTTGGGCTTCACTGTTCCCGCCCTTCAGCGCGACGAGCTGGAATCGCTGGAGCTTCAGGTGAAATACGCCGGATACATTGCCCGTGCCCAGCGTCAGCAGGCCAGCGAAGAGCGGGCGCGGGATATCAGTCTGGTGGGTGTGGACTATAGCGCGGTGTCGTCGCTGTCGGCGGAAGCCCGCGAGAAGCTGAAGCGGGCGGCTCCAGCGACGCTGGCTCAGGCCAGCCGGGTGCCGGGCGTGCGCCACGCCGATGTCAGCAACCTGCTGATTCACCTGCGGCACGCCTGAAACTGTTGGGTAGCCAGAACAACGATGTCTGACACTCCCACTGTTTCACGGGAAACTTGACGGTGAAACAAGAGTCACGTGCTTGACGCCACCCATGTTTCACGGGAAACTTGACGGTGAAACATGACTGCCTCTTCCTTTCTTCCACAGCTCAGCGCCTTTGATCAGGGTCTGCTGCTCGGCATCCTGATCGGAGAAGGACATTTCGGCGGCGACGGCAAACAGCCGCAGGTGACGCTGCGAATGCACACCCGGCACCAGAAACTCTTTGCAACTCTGATGCGGCTGTTTCCGGCAGCCAGACTGTATGGCCCGTATGAACACGGCGGACGCTCGTACTATCAGTGGATGGCGCGGGGGGCCCTGTTGCGCGAGCAACTCGTGCCGCTGCTCGACGCCCTGCCGCTGGCCGAGATCGACGAACACGCGGCCTCGCGCTATCAGGAAATGAAAACGAGGTACGGCCTGTGACGCCCGAAGGACACGCGCTGCTCCTTCAGGGTGGCCGCGAACTGGGGCTGGAACTGACTCCCTATGCCGATGCGTTTGCGCGGCTGCTGGCGCTGCTACGCGAAGGATCGGCGCGAATGAACCTGACAGCGCTGCGGGAAGAGCCTGACATCATCCTGAAGCATTTTGTGGACTCGCTGAGCTGTCTGCGGGGTGGCTTTCTGGACGGAGAATTACGGGTGGTCGATCTTGGCACGGGGGCGGGGTTTCCCGCGTTGCCACTCTCCATCGTGCAGCCGCTCCTCCAGATGGTGCCAGTCGATTCGACACGCAAAAAGATCGATTATGTGAGCGCTACTGCTGCCAGCCTGGGCCTGAACAACGTCCACCCGCTGGTCGGACGGGCCGAGGCACTTGGGCATGACGCGGCTCACCGGGAACGCTATGACCGCGTGGTGGTGCGTGCGGTCGCGTCGTTGCCCGCACTGGTCGAACTGAGCCTGCCTCTGCTGCGAGTCGGTGGCCTGCTGGTCGCACAGAAAGGGCCGATCACCCCAGACGAACTGGAGGCGGGACGTAAAACAGCGGGCGTGCTGGGTGGCGTGCTGGAAGACGTGCAGGCCTTCGAACTGCCTGTGCTGAACGAGGCACGCACGCTGGTGGTGGTCAGAAAAACCCGGCCTTCCCCCGGCAAGTATCCCCGCCGCGAAGGGGTTCCTGCCAAGCAGCCGCTGTTCTGATCCGCTATCCTGACCGGACATGAAGATTTTGGGCATCGTCAACCAGAAAGGCGGGGTGGGAAAGACCACCACCGCCATCAATCTGAGCGCCTACCTCGCTGCCGGAGGCCGTCGGGTGCTGCTGGTCGATATGGACGCTCAGGGAAACGCCACCAGTGGCCTAGGGCAGCGCGGCATCGAGCAGGGACTGTATCAGGCACTGGCCGACCCGGGCAGCGCCGCGCAGTACGTGGTGGAGGGAGTACAGCCGGGCCTGGATCTGCTGCCCGCCACGCCCGATCTGGCCGGTGCCGGTGTGGAACTCATAGATCAGGCAGACGCCCTTAAAGACGTCCTGGCC
This region includes:
- the rsmG gene encoding 16S rRNA (guanine(527)-N(7))-methyltransferase RsmG — encoded protein: MTPEGHALLLQGGRELGLELTPYADAFARLLALLREGSARMNLTALREEPDIILKHFVDSLSCLRGGFLDGELRVVDLGTGAGFPALPLSIVQPLLQMVPVDSTRKKIDYVSATAASLGLNNVHPLVGRAEALGHDAAHRERYDRVVVRAVASLPALVELSLPLLRVGGLLVAQKGPITPDELEAGRKTAGVLGGVLEDVQAFELPVLNEARTLVVVRKTRPSPGKYPRREGVPAKQPLF